The genomic region CTTAATAACGTTCTGTTGCCAGAGAAAAATATCAATCTGTGGAGTCCAGACTTTCTGCTGGAGGGGCGTATTTCAACCTAAAAGTACctagagagaggggaaaaaagaggtCAAATTTGAATGACTGTAGAATCACCACCAACCACCAATCTGTCCAGTCATGTCCAGAGCCACTGGGCAAGATTCTGGTGCTGGAAATCTAGGCCACCCATCCTGACCGTTTCTACTCCCTTCCTGCCCCTGCAAAATGGGACCTAATTTTACAAGTTTATCAAATCTGACCGGGGTGAAATGACTCAGGAAAAGTTCACCATCTTTTTCTTTGGGAGCTTCCTCTGGGAGTCGGGCTCTGCACACGTCAGGCGGGCTGCTCTAACATGCGTCCTTTCACTGGGTGAGGGCAGGTGAGCGCTGGCGAGTGCCCCGTGCCTCTGGAGATGCAGCCAGCTTTATGAAGGGAGGCACAGGCCCACCCGGGCCCGCATGGCAGAGCGCCTGTCAACCCACCTTGCCTGCAGGCCTGCTGAGTCAGCAGGCGTGTTTctaaaagctctccaggtgaccGTGATGTACAGGCAGGTCTGAGAATCACAGATCTAGTGCAACCCTTAGAAGCAACTGGAAGTCTGCAGAGACCAAGTGACTTTGGCAAGGTGGCACCATGAGTTGTCAGAGTTGGGACCCACCTTCCCAGTCCCCAGTTTCCAAAACAGACAGCAAGAAGAACCCTATTACAACTACATCAGACATCCACTGGGATTTGactaaaagagacaaaaaaatagCGGAGATAAAACAGGAGGGAATGGAAGATGCAGCACGGCTGAGGGGTGacagccccccacacccacagCCGCGCCggcagggaggggcagagggGACAGCAAGCCCCACCCCAGAGGGTCCAGAATGACAATGCGCCACAGCCTGAGGGCCCCAGTGTTAAGCCAGGGGGCAGCACTGAATCCCTCACACGTGCCTCTCTGGGCTCGAATCAGGACACGGCAGCCCAGGGAGGCCCTGTCCACACTGGCTAAGCACCTTCTAGAACCAGAGGCTGTATGAAATCATCATGGCCGTTTTAGACCCAACAGCAGCCCTTCTGGGGACCTCACGGCCTATCGTGAAGATTTCCACGCGCTTTCAAAGAGCATTCgaaaaattatttgctttacAAAGAAAGAAGTTTACTCTTCATAAAAACCAAGCATTTGTGTGCACTGGTCCTGCGGGAGCCTGGTGGGCGCGGCCATGGCGCGCGCTTACCTGGCCGGTTGAAGTCCATGGACGGCTGTTTGCAGTCCTGGGCGCGGTGACCAGTGGCCCCGCAGTTGTAACAAGATAGGTTCCCGCTCTTTTTGTGACTGGAACCATTGCTACTGCCCACCAGTCCTTGGGTCTGGTACACCCCTGCTGTCCCTGCCATGAAGTTCTGCATGGGTGGCACGGCAAACGTGGACTGCCCACTCAGGACAGGGTCTGGGGTCCCACTGCTGCTGTAAGGGGCGTGCACGACGGGGAAGGTGGAGCCGCCGCCGTACTGCTGGGCGCTGACGTAGCCGCTGCTGCACATGGGACTGAAGGGCAAGAACGGGAAGGTGAACACGGACGGACCGGAGAACGGGTGCTGGAAGTAGTTGGCGTAGCTGACAGTCAGGCCACTCGAGCCGCAGCTGCCGCTGCAGCCACAGGACGTGCACACAATGCAGCCCGGCGGGGGTGGGGCGGGCTGCGGGGGTGCCGGGGgctgctgatggtggtggtggtggtggtggttcgGATTCGAGGCAGGAATGTTTCCTGTGGAGCCGCCACCGCCACTGCTGCTATAGAAACTGCTTTCAGGGACGGAGGACAGCGCCGGGCTGGAGCTGGGGGCTGGGCAGCTGGGCAACGTGGCCATGTTGGCAAAGGACGTGGAGGGGTGGCTGCTGGGAGAGGCAGTGTTGCTGTTTGCACAGAAGCCACCCTGCAGGGGGCCCACTGGCATACTGCTCATTGCAGAAAAGGCAACTTTGGTGTTGGCTGTGTACAGAGCAGTCCGGGGGTTTATTATTGCAGGGGGCACACTTATTTGCACATTATTAGGACAGGAAGTTTGCCCAGAAATGGCAGAATCAGCAGGAACAGATGACGACAGCAGCAGTTTGATGGGCGGACGGGCGGCGTGGAGGACTGTGCTGGGCGTCCCCGTGGCGGCCGTGCTGGTCTCCACGACCAGGGCCGGTTGCTGTGCTGTCTTCAGCACCCTGTCCAGCGTGGATGCATGCACGACTTTGGTCCGGGGACCAAAGGAGACTGTGGGTGACATGGAGCTGCTCTCCGAAAGCCCAGAGAGGACCTGCACAGGCTGGTGGGGTGCGGACGCGGGCAGCACGTCCATCATGGCGCTGCCAAAGCTCTTGTCCACTTTCATGCTGCTTCTTGGTCCAGatcctttattcctttcttctagAGACAAAAGTGAGTGCACAGAAGACGAGAGGAGCTTCATGTCCGCGCTCCCTCTTTCCGGCTTGTGCACGGAATTCAGCATGCGGATGGGTGCGATGTGTGAGGCTGCGCTCAGCATCTGcgggggcagggggtggtggcCTGATGGATTGGAGCTGGCCTCATTCTGCACAGGGAGAACCTGGGCCGTGGGTCTGGCGGAACTGGAAGTGAAGTGATTCAGCAGCATCACCGGCTTCTCCTTGTCAGAGCTCTCCAAGTGAATCTCCACACCTAGAGAGGGAAACAGAGTGGTCAGTGCCATTCCACAGCTGGGCCAGGTCGAGCCAGAGCCGCGCACGTGCCCTTACGTCTGTCATTCTCCTCAGCGCTGTCGGAGCTCTCTTCCCGGGCCTGTACCCCCatggggctggaggaggagctggagTACTCCGAGGAACTGCCTTCCCGGGGCAGCTGGTGATGGGGCTGCTCCACTTCCACCCGCAGCTCTGCAGAAAAGGGACAGAGGAGCAGCCATCAGCTAGCGCCCCTGCAGGCTCAGCCCGCCCCGTGCCCCTGCATCGCACTGTCGGCAGGTGCTCCTTCCAGGGAAACGCAGGGCTCTGAGAGTCAGAAAATGAACACGCCGGCCCAGGCCGCAC from Pan troglodytes isolate AG18354 chromosome 18, NHGRI_mPanTro3-v2.0_pri, whole genome shotgun sequence harbors:
- the ZCCHC14 gene encoding zinc finger CCHC domain-containing protein 14 isoform X2, with amino-acid sequence MVEKRCPLQRDGVYRWFSELPSPQRVEFLCGLLDLCIPLELRFLGSCLEDLARKDYHSLRDSEIKANNPADLGSLTNLTDEVVRSKLLVSLALLGSEQREAAGVLYRTLTHIDSIIHNYGLQLNEGRTGDEFLLLFTMASNHPAFSFHQKQVLRQELTQIQSSLNGGGGHGGKGAPGPGGALPTCPACHKITPRTEAPVSSVSNSLENALHTSAHSTEESLPKRPLGKHSKVSVEKIDLKGLSHTKNDRNVECSFEVLWSDSSITSVTKSSSEVTEFISKLCQLYPEENLEKLIPFLAGPDAFYVERNHVDLDSGLRYLASLPSHVLKNDHVRRFLSTSSPPQQLQSPSPGNPSLSKVGTVMGVSGRPVCGVAGIPSSQSGAQHHGQHPAGSAAPLPHCSHAGSAGSALAYRTQMDTSPAILMPSSLQTPQTQEQNGILDWLRKLRLHKYYPVFKQLSMEKFLSLTEEDLNKFESLTMGAKKKLKTQLELEKEKSERRCLNSSAPPLVTSSGVARVPPTSHVGPVQSGRGSHAAELRVEVEQPHHQLPREGSSSEYSSSSSSPMGVQAREESSDSAEENDRRVEIHLESSDKEKPVMLLNHFTSSSARPTAQVLPVQNEASSNPSGHHPLPPQMLSAASHIAPIRMLNSVHKPERGSADMKLLSSSVHSLLSLEERNKGSGPRSSMKVDKSFGSAMMDVLPASAPHQPVQVLSGLSESSSMSPTVSFGPRTKVVHASTLDRVLKTAQQPALVVETSTAATGTPSTVLHAARPPIKLLLSSSVPADSAISGQTSCPNNVQISVPPAIINPRTALYTANTKVAFSAMSSMPVGPLQGGFCANSNTASPSSHPSTSFANMATLPSCPAPSSSPALSSVPESSFYSSSGGGGSTGNIPASNPNHHHHHHHQQPPAPPQPAPPPPGCIVCTSCGCSGSCGSSGLTVSYANYFQHPFSGPSVFTFPFLPFSPMCSSGYVSAQQYGGGSTFPVVHAPYSSSGTPDPVLSGQSTFAVPPMQNFMAGTAGVYQTQGLVGSSNGSSHKKSGNLSCYNCGATGHRAQDCKQPSMDFNRPGTFRLKYAPPAESLDSTD
- the ZCCHC14 gene encoding zinc finger CCHC domain-containing protein 14 isoform X1; this encodes MVEKRCPLQRDGVYRWFSELPSPQRVEFLCGLLDLCIPLELRFLGSCLEDLARKDYHSLRDSEIKANNPADLGSLTNLTDEVVRSKLLVSLALLGSEQREAAGVLYRTLTHIDSIIHNYGLQLNEGRTGDEFLLLFTMASNHPAFSFHQKQVLRQELTQIQSSLNGGGGHGGKGAPGPGGALPTCPACHKITPRTEAPVSSVSNSLENALHTSAHSTEESLPKRPLGKHSKVSVEKIDLKGLSHTKNDRNVECSFEVLWSDSSITSVTKSSSEVTEFISKLCQLYPEENLEKLIPFLAGPDAFYVERNHVDLDSGLRYLASLPSHVLKNDHVRRFLSTSSPPQQLQSPSPGNPSLSKVGTVMGVSGRPVCGVAGIPSSQSGAQHHGQHPAGSAAPLPHCSHAGSAGSALAYRTQMDTSPAILMPSSLQTPQTQEQNGILDWLRKLRLHKYYPVFKQLSMEKFLSLTEEDLNKFESLTMGAKKKLKTQLELEKEKSERRCLNSSAPPLVTSSGVARVPPTSHVGPVQSGRGSHAAELRVEVEQPHHQLPREGSSSEYSSSSSSPMGVQAREESSDSAEENDRRVEIHLESSDKEKPVMLLNHFTSSSARPTAQVLPVQNEASSNPSGHHPLPPQMLSAASHIAPIRMLNSVHKPERGSADMKLLSSSVHSLLSLEERNKGSGPRSSMKVDKSFGSAMMDVLPASAPHQPVQVLSGLSESSSMSPTVSFGPRTKVVHASTLDRVLKTAQQPALVVETSTAATGTPSTVLHAARPPIKLLLSSSVPADSAISGQTSCPNNVQISVPPAIINPRTALYTANTKVAFSAMSSMPVGPLQGGFCANSNTASPSSHPSTSFANMATLPSCPAPSSSPALSSVPESSFYSSSGGGGSTGNIPASNPNHHHHHHHQQPPAPPQPAPPPPGCIVCTSCGCSGSCGSSGLTVSYANYFQHPFSGPSVFTFPFLPFSPMCSSGYVSAQQYGGGSTFPVVHAPYSSSGTPDPVLSGQSTFAVPPMQNFMAGTAGVYQTQGLVGSSNGSSHKKSGNLSCYNCGATGHRAQDCKQPSMDFNRPGKRAPWPRPPGSRRTSAHKCLVFMKSKLLSL